From a single Myotis daubentonii chromosome 5, mMyoDau2.1, whole genome shotgun sequence genomic region:
- the PLAC8L1 gene encoding PLAC8-like protein 1, translating into MDWFGSDFSKFPENVCLLNVHSPLSLSLMSSEDEHLISNWRSQAPAQAVVKQPVRGARGRTAVTTVVQTGGDWSTGLFSVCRDRKICFCGLFCPVCLECDIARHYGECFCWPLLPGSTFALRVGTRERHKIWGTLCEDWLAVHCCWPLSICQLARELKMRTSHLYEISAAPSTKDTFV; encoded by the exons ATGGATTGGTTTGGAAGCGACTTCTCCAAGTTTCCCGAGAATGTGTGCTTACTCAATGTGCACTCTCCTCTGTCGCTTTCACTCATGTCATCTGAAGATGAACATTTAATTTCCAACTGGAG GAGCCAGGCGCCAGCCCAGGCTGTGGTGAAGCAGCCCGTCCGGGGAGCCAGAGGCAGGACCGCGGTCACCACCGTTGTCCAGACGGGCGGGGACTGGAGCACCGGCCTCTTCAGCGTCTGCAGAGACAGGAAGATTT GTTTCTGTGGTCTGTTTTGTCCCGTGTGTCTTGAGTGTGACATCGCCAGGCATTATGGAGAATGTTTTTGTTGGCCGTTGTTACCTGGCTCCACCTTTGCCCTGAGAGTTGGCACCAGAGAGAGACATAAAATATGG GGCACGCTGTGTGAGGACTGGCTGGCTGTGCATTGCTGTTGGCCTTTGTCCATCTGTCAGCTGGCCCGGGAGCTCAAGATGAGGACCTCCCATCTCTACGAAATCTCAGCAGCCCCTTCAACGAAGGACACCTTTGTTTGA